The Terrirubrum flagellatum nucleotide sequence AGAGCCGGCGCGTCGCCTTGTTGACGCCAGCGTCGGTCGCCTGCGCGGAGAGCACCACCGCCACCAGCAGCGTGTAGGGATTCACATATTCGAGTTCGCCCTTGGGCTCCGGGTTGACCTCGGCGAAGCGGGCGAAGATGGCGCGCACGGTGGCCGCGTCAGGCGGTTTGGGCTGTCCCTTGCGGCGCGGCCGGGCGCTCGCCAGGCCGGGCGCGGACTTGGCGGGCGTTTTGGCGGGCGGGGCCTTCGCGACCTTGGCGGCGGACGCAGGGGATTTCCCGCCCGCAGTCGGTTTTCGGGCGGAGACAGGCTTGGGCGACGGCATGGACCCGTTATAGTGGGCGCTTAGCCGCCCACAACCTGAACCGATGACCGACGTCTCCGCAGGCCCTCACGACGCCCCCTTGTTCACGGCCTCGATCCATCCGCATCGTTCGCTCGGCCGCGAGGGCGTGCGGCTCGTAGTGACGCTGGTCGCGGTCTGCGGCGTGATCTCCTCGATCCCCTTCATGATCGCCGGCGCCTGGCCTGTCGGCGGTTATTTCGGGCTCGACGTGCTGCTGCTGGCTCTCGCCTTCCGCGTGAACAACCGCCGGGCGGAAGAGACAGAGGAGGTACGCCTCACCTATCTCGAGCTGGAGCTGCGAAGGTTCGGCAACAAGAAGCCGCCGCGCGAATGGAAGTTCAACCCGGCCTGGGTGCGGCTTGAGCGCGGCGAGGACGACGAATATGGCCTGCAGCGGCTGGCGCTCGTCTCCGGCGGGCAGAGGCTGGTGATCGCGCGGCCTCTCTCGCCGCGCGAGCGGGCCGAATTCGCCGACGTCTTCGAGGCGCGGCTGATCGAGGCGAAGCGCGGCCCGCGCTTTTCGGAGTAACCTCGTTTCATCGTGCCCCGTTTCAAGCTGATCATCGAATATGACGGCGGCGCTTACGCCGGCTGGCAATCGCAGGCCAATGCGCGCGCCGTGCAGGACGCCCTCGAAGACGCGCTTGAGCGCATGTCAGGAGAGCGGCCGCGGCTGACGGCCGCCGGCCGCACCGACGCCGGCGTTCACGCGTTGCATCAGGTGGCGCACGCCGATCTGAAAAAGGAGTGGCGACCGGGCAATCTGCGCGACGGGCTCAACGCGCACCTCAAGCTGATGGACGATCTCGTCTCCGTGATCGCCATTGAGCGCGTGGATGAGGAATTCGACGCGCGCTTCAGGGCGCGCAAGCGCCATTATCTCTATCGCATCTCGAACCGCCGCGCGCCGCCGACGCTCGACAAGACCCGCGTCTGGCACATTCCACGCAAGCTCAATTCGGATACGATGCATGAGGCGGCGCAGGTCCTCATTGGGCGCCACGATTTCACGACCTTTCGCGCCACCCATTGCCAGGCGAAAAGCCCGGTGAAGACGCTCGACCGTCTCGACGTCATCCGCAAAGGAGACGACATCGAAGTGTTCGCGTCTTCGCGCTCTTTCCTGCACAATCAGGTGCGCTCGATGGTGGGATCGCTTGTGGAGGTAGGGCTGGCGCGCTGGACGCGCGATGATCTGCGGGCTGCGCTCGATGCGAAGGACCGCAAGCGCTGCGGACAGGTGGCGCCGCCGCAGGGGCTCTATCTCATCGGCGTGGATTACGCCTGACGATTTGCGCTATCGTCGCTCGCGAAATCGCGCAGCGAAAAGAAGGTCTGAAACATGCAAGTCGACAAGCCCGTCAGAATCGCCGTGCTCCACTTCGCGCACGAGACGGTGACGTTTCTCGACAACGACACCACGCTCGACGATTTCATCTATGAAGGTTCGCCGGCGAAGGGAGAGGCGCTGCTGAACTCATATCCCAGGGAATATATCGGCGGCTTCGTCAAATGCGCGCGCGAATTCTCCGGCGTGACGCTTGTCGGCGTCCAGTCGCCCCTGTTCCCGAAAACCGGCATCGGCTCAGGCTGGGTGACGAACGAAGCCTTCGAGCATTTCTCGGCGATGATCCTCGCCGACTTGCGGGCGCAAGGCCCGTTCGATGGCGTCTATATGTCGCTGCATGGCGCCATGGCGGTGCGCGGCGTCGCGCATC carries:
- a CDS encoding DUF2244 domain-containing protein — its product is MTDVSAGPHDAPLFTASIHPHRSLGREGVRLVVTLVAVCGVISSIPFMIAGAWPVGGYFGLDVLLLALAFRVNNRRAEETEEVRLTYLELELRRFGNKKPPREWKFNPAWVRLERGEDDEYGLQRLALVSGGQRLVIARPLSPRERAEFADVFEARLIEAKRGPRFSE
- the truA gene encoding tRNA pseudouridine(38-40) synthase TruA — its product is MPRFKLIIEYDGGAYAGWQSQANARAVQDALEDALERMSGERPRLTAAGRTDAGVHALHQVAHADLKKEWRPGNLRDGLNAHLKLMDDLVSVIAIERVDEEFDARFRARKRHYLYRISNRRAPPTLDKTRVWHIPRKLNSDTMHEAAQVLIGRHDFTTFRATHCQAKSPVKTLDRLDVIRKGDDIEVFASSRSFLHNQVRSMVGSLVEVGLARWTRDDLRAALDAKDRKRCGQVAPPQGLYLIGVDYA